A single uncultured Methanobrevibacter sp. DNA region contains:
- the map gene encoding type II methionyl aminopeptidase: MIDSYLKAGKILSHIREEASKMIKEGTLVLDLVEFVENETIKQGAGISFPCNVSINEVAAHYTSPLNDETKIYAGDLVKLDLGTEIDGYIADSAITVMATGKNLDERFSQDEINLRQDIIEASAAGLDAAMSTVRAGVTVGKIGAAVEEAINEYKLNPIANLTGHSLERYNLHAGISIPNIDNHDETVLEEGQAVAIEPFATNGIGFVNDAPGTYIYSFLANKPFRLKHTKNVLTHIKNNYPSLPFSGRWLTEEFKENRLNASLKQLSEAMAIYPYHPLKEKSGCLVSQKEHTVIVEKEGCTITTL; this comes from the coding sequence ATGATTGATTCTTATTTAAAAGCAGGTAAAATTCTCTCCCATATAAGAGAAGAAGCCTCAAAAATGATTAAAGAAGGAACATTAGTACTTGACCTAGTTGAATTTGTAGAAAATGAAACTATCAAACAAGGAGCAGGCATTTCATTTCCATGTAATGTATCAATAAATGAAGTAGCAGCACACTACACCTCCCCATTAAATGATGAAACAAAAATCTATGCCGGAGATTTAGTTAAATTAGATTTAGGTACCGAAATCGATGGATACATTGCAGATTCTGCGATTACAGTAATGGCTACTGGTAAAAATTTAGATGAAAGATTTAGTCAAGATGAAATAAATTTAAGGCAGGACATTATTGAAGCATCAGCAGCAGGATTAGATGCTGCAATGAGTACAGTTAGAGCAGGAGTCACTGTAGGTAAAATTGGAGCTGCTGTTGAAGAAGCAATTAATGAATATAAATTAAATCCAATAGCTAATCTTACAGGACATAGTTTAGAAAGATACAATTTACATGCAGGAATCTCTATTCCAAATATTGATAATCATGATGAAACTGTTTTAGAAGAAGGGCAAGCTGTAGCTATTGAACCATTTGCAACTAATGGAATTGGATTTGTAAATGATGCTCCAGGAACATATATTTATTCATTTTTAGCTAACAAACCGTTTAGATTAAAACACACTAAAAATGTATTAACCCATATAAAAAATAATTATCCAAGTTTACCATTTTCTGGAAGATGGTTAACCGAAGAATTTAAAGAAAACAGATTAAATGCATCATTAAAACAATTATCTGAAGCAATGGCTATTTACCCATACCATCCACTTAAAGAAAAATCAGGATGTCTTGTAAGTCAAAAAGAGCACACAGTAATTGTTGAAAAAGAAGGTTGTACAATTACAACTTTATAA
- a CDS encoding cobaltochelatase subunit CobN: MGMVSATDLNNTESTTAETYSVDMNQVNNIYFTDIVSYSGGDSSIDIHTKDSYNPDTKTWVENGVDLSDVDIKVLDSSNNIVFVGKTGAGGAYSIGSLAPGNYKVQLSYSTYETHTENVHLGSHASVLVDYMFVPDIMLLVSYNAHSEKVDYLMNLSKRVAYISTTDYDKTREWLLEYANFIHVDMFAEGYSVFTSQVLKDLLSSSPANANYNVAYTFGVYTKEIFKNIGIHFVGASESNNSFNTIENTYIGSYFQAHDIANSLVLKSNMENYLKYVYYLINPQKYTNPTLKEDGAPQISPECGFYHPDIGMFSVVPTASEINHWILSNPGYNDDNKGSLNWMTKEYQNWVNGEINPTELFRQFENKYMNLKNPETKFIAIASYYCGGDVVDALIRAYEASGRAAFNVFKTGTTPSMSSILLSITQTSQIGISGIASLYSWSLAYGNGSAEDDLSKINLTVVKGLVDISQTSFDSEVGAQMEWTYSVSVPSFEGVFGPVILSYKDNMGKVHVVQSGIEKMVKMTTGWADLKDMDNSSKVISIVLYNYPPGKAEIGASYLDIFQSVHDLLVKLYDSGYDIGMAKSDIPSVDDLSDLIVEMGNKGTWAQGLLNKYVEKYWNQLKEHNQLISLDEFNKLTSDMNKTLFKQMVDRWGSGLGEIMVYNDTYIVIPGMWFGNIFITFQPSRGWEEVQNYHDLTLPPHQQYVTFYKWLDKTIDCDAIINLGTHGTVEWLPGRNVGVHEGDWTFELTLTPTIYPYIVSNPGEAMVARDRIGSMMITHMTPAMVISALYGNYTTLSNYIDHYNEQVKNNVSANAEEYKKLIIELAPTLGFDKPVDGQSFDNWLEGLHNYLDSLEDDFNTFGLHTIGKVLNGTELIEEVITITTSRTEVYTQILHHLYPELKNKDFYDDIKGNRQYEGQKLAVMNWFKLFVEKLVNGEGSVKQLAAMNEFKVYDTSSELYESLVFASKVISQIQNNNEWDAILGALSGSYITAGLFADPAYSDSIPTGHLGYSSDASKMPSEAAYESAVKIVDLLLANYYEQHGEWPELTALVLWGTEILRTEGIGVAEFMYFLGCKPIWSRSGNITGVELIPINELTVKLSNGLVINRPRVDVFASMVTSNTKWISLMLNAVNLALNSKDDDISNNFLKKHYAENPMTDRLFGLPGAVLEGTGMNSLIPNTANWNITTINADLAEIYLNRVSYSWTLDEKGNIVINNERANYEYLLGKVDLITQNFDSTWRFLDSDDYYDWFGGLYNAAKQLGANPDTGFVDIRNKNEYIVRTYEDELEFEIRSTMLNPLFINSLFNTNAGQLSYAAKMQNLYGGLIVANIKLNTQLGNDIANTYIGLADRVNNVVQAAAWQSMAAWMMYLNYQGKWDASPELVTKLADNMIKMAIQYGVACCHHTCKNLDFNMKLIQSSSLSASEKAKYSQILAEATLTDPIFVDDSSTNNPDDSKSDESNNDTKDDNQVLINGTDNNEQDSNGESGGATAAGLDTSINPSDAKSPSSQSKGDSSQSDSKGKSSSNAYEVSKSSTSKSAAGQSSTPIILIIAVICLIAIFVVGYARNKNNNDDDEY; encoded by the coding sequence ATGGGTATGGTATCTGCAACTGATTTGAATAATACTGAATCAACAACAGCTGAAACTTATAGTGTTGATATGAATCAAGTTAACAATATTTATTTCACTGATATAGTTTCATATAGTGGTGGGGACAGTAGTATTGATATTCACACTAAAGATTCCTACAATCCAGATACAAAAACTTGGGTTGAAAATGGGGTAGATTTATCAGATGTTGATATTAAAGTTTTAGATTCTTCAAATAATATTGTATTTGTTGGTAAAACTGGTGCTGGTGGAGCTTATTCTATAGGTAGCTTAGCTCCAGGTAACTATAAGGTTCAACTTAGTTATTCTACTTATGAGACTCATACAGAAAATGTACATCTTGGTAGTCATGCTTCTGTTTTAGTTGATTATATGTTTGTTCCAGATATCATGCTTCTAGTATCATATAATGCTCACTCAGAAAAGGTAGATTATTTAATGAATTTATCTAAAAGGGTTGCATATATAAGTACAACTGATTATGACAAGACTAGAGAATGGTTATTAGAGTATGCTAACTTTATTCATGTAGATATGTTTGCTGAAGGTTATAGTGTTTTCACTTCTCAGGTATTAAAAGATTTATTAAGTTCTTCACCAGCGAATGCAAATTATAATGTTGCTTATACTTTTGGTGTTTATACTAAGGAAATATTTAAAAATATAGGTATTCATTTTGTAGGAGCAAGTGAATCTAATAATTCTTTTAACACTATTGAAAATACATATATTGGTTCTTATTTCCAAGCTCATGATATTGCTAATTCTTTGGTTTTAAAATCAAATATGGAGAATTATTTAAAATATGTTTATTATTTAATTAATCCTCAAAAATACACTAATCCTACACTTAAAGAAGATGGAGCTCCTCAAATAAGTCCTGAATGTGGATTTTATCATCCTGATATAGGAATGTTCTCAGTAGTTCCAACTGCTAGTGAAATTAATCATTGGATTTTATCAAATCCAGGATATAATGATGATAATAAGGGAAGTTTAAATTGGATGACTAAAGAATATCAAAATTGGGTGAATGGTGAAATAAATCCTACAGAATTATTCAGACAATTTGAAAATAAATATATGAATCTTAAGAATCCAGAAACTAAATTTATAGCTATTGCATCATATTACTGTGGTGGGGATGTTGTGGATGCTTTAATTAGAGCTTATGAAGCAAGTGGAAGAGCAGCTTTTAATGTATTTAAAACTGGTACTACTCCATCTATGTCTTCAATATTATTAAGTATAACTCAAACTTCCCAAATAGGCATATCTGGAATAGCTTCTTTATACAGTTGGTCTTTGGCTTATGGTAACGGTTCTGCAGAAGATGATTTGTCTAAAATTAATTTAACAGTTGTTAAAGGTTTAGTGGATATTTCTCAAACTAGTTTCGATAGTGAAGTTGGGGCTCAAATGGAGTGGACATATTCAGTTTCTGTTCCTAGTTTTGAAGGAGTCTTTGGTCCTGTTATTTTATCATATAAAGATAATATGGGTAAAGTACATGTTGTGCAGTCTGGTATAGAAAAAATGGTTAAAATGACTACTGGATGGGCTGATTTAAAAGATATGGATAATTCTTCTAAAGTTATTTCCATTGTATTGTATAATTATCCACCAGGTAAAGCAGAGATTGGTGCATCTTATTTAGATATTTTCCAAAGTGTTCATGATTTACTTGTAAAATTATATGATTCAGGATATGATATTGGAATGGCTAAATCAGATATTCCTTCTGTTGATGATTTATCTGATTTAATTGTAGAAATGGGTAACAAAGGTACTTGGGCTCAAGGTCTATTAAATAAATATGTTGAAAAATACTGGAATCAATTAAAAGAACATAATCAATTAATTTCATTAGATGAGTTTAATAAGTTGACTTCTGATATGAACAAAACATTATTTAAACAAATGGTTGATCGTTGGGGTTCTGGACTTGGAGAAATAATGGTGTATAATGATACATATATTGTAATTCCAGGTATGTGGTTTGGTAATATCTTTATCACTTTCCAACCAAGTAGAGGTTGGGAGGAAGTTCAAAATTATCACGATTTGACTTTACCGCCTCATCAACAGTATGTTACATTTTATAAATGGTTAGATAAGACTATTGATTGTGATGCAATTATTAACTTAGGTACTCACGGTACTGTAGAATGGTTACCTGGTAGGAATGTTGGTGTTCATGAAGGTGATTGGACATTTGAGTTAACATTAACTCCCACTATATATCCATATATTGTATCTAACCCTGGGGAAGCTATGGTAGCTAGAGATAGAATAGGTTCTATGATGATTACTCACATGACTCCAGCTATGGTAATTTCTGCATTATATGGTAATTATACTACATTATCTAATTACATTGATCACTATAATGAACAAGTGAAAAATAATGTTTCAGCTAATGCTGAAGAATATAAGAAATTGATCATAGAATTAGCTCCAACTTTAGGTTTTGATAAACCTGTTGATGGTCAAAGTTTTGATAACTGGCTTGAAGGTTTACATAATTACTTAGATAGTTTAGAAGATGATTTCAACACTTTTGGGTTACATACTATTGGTAAAGTTTTAAATGGTACTGAGCTTATTGAAGAAGTTATAACAATAACAACTTCAAGAACTGAAGTTTACACTCAAATATTGCATCATCTTTATCCTGAATTAAAAAATAAGGATTTCTATGATGATATTAAAGGTAATCGTCAGTATGAAGGTCAAAAATTAGCTGTAATGAATTGGTTTAAGTTATTTGTTGAAAAACTTGTAAATGGTGAAGGTAGTGTTAAACAATTAGCTGCAATGAATGAATTTAAAGTTTATGATACTTCTTCTGAGTTGTATGAATCTTTAGTATTTGCTTCAAAAGTTATTTCTCAAATACAAAACAATAATGAATGGGATGCAATATTAGGTGCATTATCTGGTAGTTATATTACTGCAGGATTATTTGCAGATCCTGCTTACAGTGATTCAATACCTACTGGGCATCTTGGTTACAGTTCTGATGCTTCTAAAATGCCTTCTGAAGCAGCTTATGAGTCTGCTGTAAAGATTGTGGATTTGCTTCTTGCAAATTATTATGAACAACATGGTGAATGGCCTGAGCTTACAGCTTTAGTATTATGGGGTACTGAAATATTAAGAACTGAAGGTATTGGTGTTGCAGAATTTATGTATTTCCTTGGTTGTAAACCAATTTGGTCTAGATCTGGAAATATTACTGGTGTTGAGTTAATTCCAATTAATGAATTAACTGTAAAATTAAGTAATGGTTTAGTGATAAATAGGCCTAGGGTTGATGTATTTGCAAGTATGGTTACAAGTAACACCAAATGGATTAGCTTAATGTTAAATGCTGTTAATTTAGCTTTAAACTCAAAAGATGATGATATTTCAAATAATTTCTTGAAAAAACATTATGCAGAAAATCCAATGACTGATAGGTTGTTTGGTCTTCCGGGTGCTGTTTTAGAGGGTACTGGTATGAATTCTCTTATACCTAATACTGCAAATTGGAATATTACAACAATTAATGCTGATTTAGCAGAAATTTATCTTAATAGGGTTTCATATTCATGGACTCTTGATGAAAAAGGTAATATTGTTATTAATAATGAAAGAGCAAACTATGAATACTTGTTAGGTAAAGTAGATTTAATTACTCAAAACTTTGATAGTACATGGAGATTCTTGGATTCTGATGATTACTATGATTGGTTTGGTGGTTTATACAATGCAGCTAAACAATTGGGTGCTAATCCAGATACAGGATTTGTAGATATAAGGAATAAAAATGAGTATATTGTTAGGACTTATGAAGATGAACTTGAATTTGAAATTCGTAGTACTATGTTAAATCCATTATTTATTAATTCATTATTTAATACTAATGCTGGACAATTATCTTATGCTGCTAAAATGCAAAATTTATATGGTGGTTTAATTGTAGCTAATATTAAGTTAAATACTCAGTTAGGTAATGATATTGCTAATACATATATTGGTCTTGCAGATAGGGTAAATAATGTTGTTCAAGCAGCTGCTTGGCAATCTATGGCTGCTTGGATGATGTATTTAAATTATCAAGGTAAATGGGATGCAAGTCCAGAGTTAGTTACTAAATTAGCAGATAATATGATTAAAATGGCTATTCAGTATGGTGTTGCTTGTTGTCACCACACTTGTAAAAATTTAGACTTCAACATGAAGCTTATACAATCCAGTTCATTATCTGCTTCTGAAAAAGCTAAGTACTCTCAAATATTAGCTGAAGCTACGTTAACTGATCCAATCTTCGTTGATGATTCATCTACTAATAATCCAGATGATTCAAAATCAGATGAATCAAATAATGATACTAAAGATGATAATCAAGTGTTAATTAATGGAACTGATAATAATGAGCAGGATAGTAATGGTGAATCTGGTGGTGCAACTGCGGCAGGATTAGATACTTCTATAAATCCTAGTGATGCTAAGTCTCCTTCATCTCAATCTAAAGGTGATTCATCTCAATCAGATTCTAAGGGTAAATCTTCATCTAATGCTTATGAAGTTTCTAAAAGTTCTACATCTAAATCTGCAGCTGGTCAGTCTAGTACTCCTATTATACTTATTATTGCAGTAATATGTTTAATTGCAATATTTGTTGTTGGGTATGCTAGAAACAAAAATAATAATGATGATGACGAATATTAA